The following are from one region of the Salvia splendens isolate huo1 chromosome 2, SspV2, whole genome shotgun sequence genome:
- the LOC121792425 gene encoding golgin candidate 4-like, which produces MPMWSSVANLKESLSKIALDVHDDDDDEELSMYTPPRADHSDKASSGSERRVSHISSAPTHSPIVNGFDSPSNHEIELYKTKIKKLQESESEIKALSVNYAALLKEKEDQILRLAEENGSLKQNLLSTNGTPRTVLKGNGDISPNRFGKAATKSRGNGIVAKHDGLNNGTTSSNSRELSDAMEDKIRSLTAMQATHESQMKQMMMELNKERGKLASVQLRLQEEQKLNGSFQQDLSSLKDEKDKMSREINRTQDELNQKISEIGRLQMDLQRREPNNSVEKLKNIIASLEEDNRNIKKEKAECEAALNAIRSSPVREEKPDGLHLSNKHSNSMNEGLLENEKMQKYLHKLENDLKEARMQKDKALHELTRLKQHLLEKESEESEKMDEDSKIIEELRGINEKQRLQISRLENALKQAISRQEVKLSNNSELIKAKEVIDDLNRKLTNCYNTIDAKNVEVLNLQTALGQYYAEIEAKERLGEELSVTKEESARLIMQLKEANQLAEASKREGEELLGKLSQADIVIAEGKNRVRKLEEDNEKLRRALEQSMTRLNRMSVDSDFLVDRRIVIKLLVTYFQRNHSKEVLDLMCRMLGFSDEEKQRIGVAQQRPGKSVVRGVFGLPGRLVGGILGGGAPEPHSAMTSDNQSFADLWVDFLLTETEREKRESANNSNQDQNSTGTTPPYPNPNQVPTLSHSNLGRELSDSEFSTVPLTSSENSLQGSRLPPRY; this is translated from the exons ATGCCGATGTGGAGCTCGGTGGCGAATTTGAAGGAAAGTTTGAGTAAAATCGCACTGGATGTCCACGATGACGACGACGATGAAGAGCTTTCTATGTACACTCCTCCGCGGGCCGATCATTCCGACAAGGCCAGTTCAGGTTCGGAGCGGAGAGTTTCGCACATTTCCAGTGCACCGACTCATTCACCGATCGTCAATGGATTCGATTCCCCGTCTAATCACGAG ATCGAGCTgtacaaaacaaaaattaagaaGCTTCAGGAATCTGAGTCTGAAATAAAGGCTCTATCAGTTAATTATGCAGCTTTATTAAAGGAAAAAGAG GATCAGATTTTGAGATTGGCTGAAGAAAATGGCTCACTTAAACAGAATCTCCTTAGTACAAATGGTACACCTAGAACTGTTCTTAAG GGTAATGGTGATATTTCCCCTAATCGGTTTGGTAAAGCTGCAACAAAAAGTCGTGGTAATGGTATTGTGGCAAAGCATGATGGATTAAACAATGGGACAACTTCATCCAATTCAAGG GAACTCTCAGATGCAATGGAAGACAAAATTAGATCCTTGACCGCGATGCAAGCAACTCATGAATCTCAAATGAAACAAATGATGATGGAACTCAATAAAGAACGTGGCAAGCTGGCCAGCGTCCAGCTGAGGTTACAAG AGGAGCAAAAGTTGAATGGATCGTTTCAGCAGGACTTGAGCTCGTTAAAAGATGAAAAAGATAAA ATGTCGAGAGAGATAAACAGAACACAAGACGAGTTAAATCAGAAGATATCAGAGATAGGAAGGTTACAAATGGACTTGCAGAGAAGAGAACCAAACAACAGTGTAGAGAAGTTGAAAAACATTATTGCTtctttggaggaagataacagaAATATTAAG AAAGAAAAAGCAGAGTGTGAGGCTGCGTTAAATGCAATTCGTTCTTCTCCAGTTCGCGAAGAGAAACCTGATGGCCTGCATCTTTCAAATAAACATTCAAATAGCATGAATGAG GGATTGCTGGAGAATGAGAAAATGCAGAAGTATTTGCATAAATTAGAAAATGACCTTAAGGAAGCACGGATGCAAAAGGACAAAGCCTTGCACGAATTGACTCGTCTCAAGCAACATTTGTTGGAAAAG GAATCCGAGGAATCAGAGAAAATGGATGAGGACAGTAAGATTATTGAGGAACTGCGAGGAATCAATGAAAAACAAAGGCTTCAGATTTCACGTTTGGAGAATGCTCTGAAACAAGCAATCTCTAGACAAGAAGTAAAACTGTCCAACAATAGTGAACTTATCAAGGCCAAAGAAGTTATAGACGATCTTAATAGAAAATTGACTAACTGTTACAACACAATAGATGCCAAGAATGTGGAAGTTCTAAATCTGCAAACTGCTCTTGGGCAATATTATGCTGAAATTGAGGCTAAG GAGCGTCTTGGCGAAGAGTTGTCAGTCACAAAAGAGGAATCAGCTAGACTTATCATGCAGTTAAAG GAAGCAAACCAACTAGCAGAAGCATCAaagagggagggggaggaaCTTTTGGGAAAGCTTTCACAAGCTGATATTGTGATTGCTGAAGGAAAGAACAGAGTTAGGAAGCTTGAGGAAGATAATGAAAAACTCCGCAGAGCTCTTGAGCAAAGCATGACAAGATTAAATAGGATGTCTGTGGACTCCGATTTTCTTGTTGACAG GCGCATTGTAATCAAATTACTTGTGACATACTTCCAGAGAAACCACAGTAAAGAG GTTCTTGATCTAATGTGTCGCATGCTGGGATTTTCTGATGAAGAAAAACAAAGAATCGGTGTTGCTCAGCAAAGGCCTGGCAAAAGTGTAGTTCGGGGTGTATTTGGCCTTCCAGGTCGGCTTGTTGGGGGCATCCTTGGCGGCGGTGCCCCTGAACCTCATTCAGCTATGACATCTGATAACCAG TCATTTGCAGATTTGTGGGTGGACTTTCTTCTCACGGAGACGGAAAGGGAAAAGAGGGAGTCTGCCAATAATTCAAATCAAGATCAAAACTCTACAGGAACCACACCCCCGTATCCCAACCCAAACCAAGTTCCCACATTATCTCACAGCAACTTGGGACGGGAACTTTCAGATTCGGAATTTTCAACAGTTCCTCTCACTTCATCAGAAAACAGTTTGCAAGGTTCGAGATTACCACCGAGATACTGA
- the LOC121792427 gene encoding reticulon-like protein B5 isoform X1 has protein sequence MAEQEEISDPRTESFTDKISDRVHGDGDVHTSSSSSSSDSDHDDDNIASESSAKENHEFRREKPVHEVFGGGMSADVFLWRNKNISALLLGVATAVWVFFEFLEYHLLTLVCHIGILVLSLSFLWSNASVFINKLSPHIPEVRLPQEPFVEIASGLVSEINHVFAELREISSGRHLKKFLTVVFGLWFFSIVGSCCSFLTLSYIIFVSLHTLPVLYEKYADRVDPYRQKAMYGIRKPYAVFNHKILSKIPKIALAKKRA, from the exons ATGGCGGAACAGGAGGAGATATCGGATCCTAGAACTGAGTCGTTCACTGATAAAATCTCCGATAGGGTTCACGGCGACGGCGACGTCCACACGAGTTCTTCTTCATCGTCATCTGACTCGGACCACGATGATGACAACATAGCATCGGAATCTTCCGCCAAGGAGAATCATGAGTTCCGCCGCGAAAAGCCGGTCCACGAGGTTTTTGGTGGTGGCATGT CTGCTGATGTGTTCTTGTGGAGGAACAAGAACATATCAGCCTTGCTGCTTGGTGTAGCAACAGCAGTCTGGGTGTTTTTCGAGTTCCTTGAGTACCATTTACTCACTCTGGTCTGTCACATTGGAATCCTCGTGCTGTCTCTTTCGTTCTTATGGTCTAATGCATCAGTTTTCATCAACAA GTTGTCTCCCCATATTCCAGAAGTTCGCCTCCCCCAGGAACCGTTTGTGGAGATTGCCTCAGGTCTCGTTTCTGAGATCAATCATGTATTCGCAGAGTTGAGAGAAATCTCATCTGGCAGGCATCTTAAGAAATTCCTAACG GTTGTATTTGGTCTTTGGTTTTTCTCGATTGTTGGCAGCTGCTGCAGCTTCTTGACATTGTCTTACATAA TATTTGTTTCGTTGCACACTCTGCCTGTTTTGTACGAGAAGTACGCTGATAGGGTTGATCCATATAGACAGAAAGCGATGTACGGGATCCGAAAGCCATATGCTGTGTTCAACCACAAAATCTTGAGCAAGATACCCAAGATAGCACTAGCCAAGAAACGAGCTTAG
- the LOC121792427 gene encoding reticulon-like protein B1 isoform X2, whose amino-acid sequence MAEQEEISDPRTESFTDKISDRVHGDGDVHTSSSSSSSDSDHDDDNIASESSAKENHEFRREKPVHEVFGGGMSADVFLWRNKNISALLLGVATAVWVFFEFLEYHLLTLVCHIGILVLSLSFLWSNASVFINKLSPHIPEVRLPQEPFVEIASGLVSEINHVFAELREISSGRHLKKFLTVVFGLWFFSIVGSCCSFLTLSYINRKRCTGSESHMLCSTTKS is encoded by the exons ATGGCGGAACAGGAGGAGATATCGGATCCTAGAACTGAGTCGTTCACTGATAAAATCTCCGATAGGGTTCACGGCGACGGCGACGTCCACACGAGTTCTTCTTCATCGTCATCTGACTCGGACCACGATGATGACAACATAGCATCGGAATCTTCCGCCAAGGAGAATCATGAGTTCCGCCGCGAAAAGCCGGTCCACGAGGTTTTTGGTGGTGGCATGT CTGCTGATGTGTTCTTGTGGAGGAACAAGAACATATCAGCCTTGCTGCTTGGTGTAGCAACAGCAGTCTGGGTGTTTTTCGAGTTCCTTGAGTACCATTTACTCACTCTGGTCTGTCACATTGGAATCCTCGTGCTGTCTCTTTCGTTCTTATGGTCTAATGCATCAGTTTTCATCAACAA GTTGTCTCCCCATATTCCAGAAGTTCGCCTCCCCCAGGAACCGTTTGTGGAGATTGCCTCAGGTCTCGTTTCTGAGATCAATCATGTATTCGCAGAGTTGAGAGAAATCTCATCTGGCAGGCATCTTAAGAAATTCCTAACG GTTGTATTTGGTCTTTGGTTTTTCTCGATTGTTGGCAGCTGCTGCAGCTTCTTGACATTGTCTTACATAA ACAGAAAGCGATGTACGGGATCCGAAAGCCATATGCTGTGTTCAACCACAAAATCTTGA